From a region of the Atribacterota bacterium genome:
- a CDS encoding acetate kinase, producing the protein MNVLVVNCGSSTVKYQLFTMDGEDACQVLAKGLVERIGIPGSRLEHKFEEGVFVEEGEVSNHRVALEWIIKVLTQGETRVLEDVSEIRAVGHRVVHGGERFVDSVLIDEVVLRTIKECAELAPLHNPPNILGIEACQALMPGVPQVAVFDTAFHSTIPEWAYIYAIPYEYYEKYRIRRYGFHGTSHRYVAERAAKMMEKNLENLKLITCHMGSGVSFAAVKGGKSIDTSMGFTPLEGLVMGTRSGDIDPAIIFFLMEKEGLSAKQVEEILNKRSGVLGVSGVSSDTRDIEEAASSSNHRARLTLEIIAYRAKKYIGAYYAILGGLDGLVFTAGIGENSSFIRYSICKGLEHLGIQIDEERNRVRRKEAFLHSEQSRVQIMLIPTNEELMIARDTWRIVQQKR; encoded by the coding sequence TTGAATGTGCTGGTGGTGAATTGTGGAAGTTCGACGGTGAAGTATCAGCTTTTTACTATGGATGGTGAAGATGCCTGCCAGGTTTTGGCCAAGGGGCTGGTGGAACGAATTGGGATTCCCGGTTCGCGGTTAGAGCACAAGTTTGAGGAAGGAGTGTTTGTTGAAGAAGGGGAGGTATCCAACCACCGTGTGGCTCTGGAATGGATTATTAAGGTCTTAACCCAGGGAGAGACCAGAGTCCTGGAGGATGTCTCAGAGATTCGGGCGGTGGGCCATCGGGTGGTCCACGGGGGAGAGCGATTTGTTGATTCGGTGCTCATTGACGAAGTGGTCCTTCGGACCATCAAAGAGTGTGCTGAACTGGCTCCTCTCCATAATCCTCCAAATATTCTGGGAATAGAAGCCTGCCAGGCTTTGATGCCAGGAGTTCCCCAAGTGGCGGTCTTTGACACGGCGTTTCATAGCACGATCCCTGAGTGGGCTTACATTTATGCCATTCCTTATGAGTACTATGAGAAGTATCGGATACGACGGTATGGTTTTCACGGCACTTCGCACCGCTATGTGGCCGAAAGAGCGGCCAAAATGATGGAAAAAAATTTAGAGAATTTAAAGCTCATTACCTGCCATATGGGGAGTGGGGTCAGTTTTGCTGCGGTGAAAGGTGGGAAATCAATCGATACTTCCATGGGTTTTACCCCTCTGGAAGGACTGGTCATGGGTACTCGCTCTGGTGACATTGACCCAGCTATTATCTTCTTTTTGATGGAAAAGGAAGGTCTTTCGGCCAAACAGGTGGAAGAAATTCTGAATAAGCGCAGTGGTGTCCTGGGCGTTTCGGGAGTGAGCAGCGACACACGAGATATTGAGGAGGCGGCGTCTTCTTCCAACCACCGGGCCCGTTTAACGCTGGAGATTATCGCCTACCGGGCCAAGAAATACATCGGGGCTTATTACGCCATTCTGGGTGGTCTGGATGGATTGGTTTTTACCGCGGGAATCGGTGAAAATTCATCGTTTATCAGGTATTCAATCTGTAAGGGCCTGGAACACCTGGGTATTCAGATCGATGAGGAACGGAATCGGGTGCGGAGAAAAGAGGCCTTTTTACACAGTGAACAGTCCAGAGTACAGATTATGCTCATTCCGACCAATGAGGAATTGATGATTGCTCGGGATACCTGGAGGATTGTTCAGCAAAAGAGGTGA
- the fabD gene encoding ACP S-malonyltransferase, translating into MMSWVFLFPGQGSQRVGMLAEWQELLGSEIEALFGRVNQICGCDLLKLVLEGPEEELNLTFNAQPAILAVSILLFRFLQRRGACVSLAAVAGHSLGEYSALCAAESITFEEAIFLVRKRGELMQEAVPEGTGTMVAIVGLPMVQVEEMVAFFHRQGEKVEIANVNSSEQVVLSLPKVMVEEVLKQVKERGGKRAIELRVSAPFHSSYMKEAAEKFRTFLEAVPFKKPRYPYVSNVTASYVEDPEEIKRLLIQQMTAPVRWKDIMDLLYRGGARGVVEVGPGVVLSKLFEREYPAIRALNTNSLKAVQSFLREAVGVDDW; encoded by the coding sequence ATGATGAGCTGGGTTTTTCTCTTTCCCGGGCAGGGATCGCAAAGGGTCGGGATGCTTGCGGAATGGCAGGAGCTTCTGGGGTCGGAAATCGAGGCCCTTTTTGGGCGTGTTAATCAAATCTGTGGGTGTGATCTTTTAAAGCTCGTTTTGGAAGGTCCGGAAGAAGAATTAAACTTGACTTTTAATGCGCAACCAGCTATCTTAGCGGTTAGCATACTCCTTTTCCGATTTTTGCAGCGTCGGGGGGCTTGTGTTTCATTGGCTGCGGTGGCGGGGCACAGTTTGGGTGAATACTCGGCCCTCTGTGCAGCAGAGAGTATCACTTTTGAAGAAGCCATTTTTCTGGTACGGAAAAGGGGAGAACTCATGCAGGAGGCAGTGCCTGAGGGAACGGGGACCATGGTGGCAATTGTGGGTCTTCCGATGGTGCAGGTCGAAGAGATGGTGGCTTTCTTTCACCGCCAGGGGGAGAAGGTCGAAATTGCCAATGTGAATTCCTCGGAGCAGGTGGTGTTGTCGCTACCTAAAGTCATGGTGGAAGAGGTGCTGAAGCAGGTAAAAGAACGTGGAGGGAAAAGAGCGATAGAACTTCGGGTCAGCGCTCCCTTTCATTCAAGTTACATGAAAGAGGCAGCAGAGAAGTTTCGGACTTTTTTGGAAGCGGTACCATTTAAGAAGCCTCGGTATCCTTATGTCAGCAACGTGACGGCTTCCTATGTGGAAGATCCTGAGGAGATTAAACGTCTTTTGATTCAACAGATGACTGCCCCGGTACGGTGGAAAGACATTATGGACCTTCTCTATCGTGGTGGCGCGAGAGGTGTGGTGGAAGTAGGACCAGGGGTGGTGCTGAGTAAGCTTTTTGAGCGAGAATATCCTGCGATTCGGGCTTTGAACACGAATTCATTAAAGGCCGTGCAATCTTTTCTGAGGGAGGCGGTTGGTGTAGATGATTGGTGA
- a CDS encoding nitronate monooxygenase, protein MENRLTRLLGITYPILQGGMAWVATAPLVTAVSEAGGLGIIGAGGMDGKQLREEIRLVKSATTKPFGVNLMLLSPAIEEQIQVVKEEKVPVVTTGAGNPGSLVEEFASLGILTIPVVASVALAKRLLRHRIQAIIAEGMESGGHVGEVTTMCLIPQVVDAVDIPVIAAGGIGDGRGMAACFALGAEGVQIGTRFICTPECDVHPAYKEAVLEAGDRSTVVTGVTTGHPVRCLKNRLTRKFEELEFHGACKEEVEALGVGRLRAAVCGDVEEGSVMCGQIAGLIREMKPVREVVTEIMAEFKATISALQALVKE, encoded by the coding sequence ATGGAGAATCGACTTACCCGACTTTTAGGTATCACCTACCCCATTTTGCAGGGGGGGATGGCATGGGTGGCCACAGCGCCCCTTGTGACCGCAGTTTCCGAGGCTGGAGGTTTGGGAATTATCGGTGCGGGAGGCATGGATGGAAAGCAACTGCGGGAAGAGATTCGTCTCGTGAAGTCAGCCACCACAAAACCTTTTGGGGTGAATCTCATGCTTCTTTCCCCAGCTATAGAGGAACAGATTCAGGTGGTTAAGGAAGAAAAAGTGCCAGTAGTGACCACTGGGGCAGGTAACCCTGGATCGCTGGTGGAGGAATTTGCTTCCCTGGGTATTCTCACTATTCCTGTTGTGGCTTCCGTGGCTTTAGCCAAAAGACTTTTGCGACACCGAATTCAGGCAATTATTGCCGAGGGAATGGAATCGGGGGGACATGTGGGCGAGGTAACGACCATGTGTCTTATTCCCCAGGTGGTCGATGCTGTGGATATTCCCGTCATCGCTGCAGGTGGTATCGGTGATGGGAGAGGTATGGCTGCTTGTTTTGCCCTTGGAGCAGAGGGAGTACAGATTGGGACTCGCTTTATTTGTACCCCTGAATGTGACGTGCATCCCGCATATAAAGAGGCAGTTCTCGAGGCAGGAGATCGCTCCACGGTGGTAACGGGAGTCACTACCGGCCATCCGGTGCGTTGTTTGAAGAATCGCCTGACTCGCAAGTTTGAGGAGCTCGAATTCCATGGTGCGTGTAAGGAAGAGGTTGAGGCGCTGGGAGTGGGAAGACTCAGGGCTGCGGTATGTGGCGATGTGGAAGAAGGCTCGGTGATGTGTGGACAAATAGCGGGCCTTATTCGGGAGATGAAACCGGTTCGGGAAGTCGTCACCGAAATCATGGCTGAATTTAAAGCAACGATTTCCGCACTGCAGGCGCTGGTGAAAGAATGA
- a CDS encoding DUF177 domain-containing protein — translation MQLYLGEVKKSVGNRWRDVLQESPEALWWEGEKILFAQPITVEVQLTNCGSEILVEGTLTTVLVLDCSRCLEPFLYAMRVDFNLELRNVNRLNRPSDLEAEAEETDEIKYFCEHDTYVDITKDLEELILVNLPMKPLCCPECLGICPVCGVNRNQTRCDCEADDVDPRLAILKTWKSP, via the coding sequence GTGCAGCTCTATCTTGGAGAAGTGAAAAAAAGTGTAGGGAATAGGTGGAGGGATGTCCTTCAGGAGAGCCCTGAAGCATTGTGGTGGGAAGGAGAAAAAATCCTTTTTGCGCAACCGATCACGGTTGAGGTACAACTCACCAATTGTGGCTCAGAGATTCTGGTAGAGGGAACGCTTACCACGGTCCTGGTTTTGGACTGTTCACGTTGTTTAGAGCCTTTTCTCTATGCGATGCGCGTTGACTTTAATCTAGAATTGCGTAATGTGAATCGCCTGAATCGTCCTTCTGACCTGGAGGCCGAAGCAGAAGAGACCGACGAAATCAAATACTTTTGTGAGCACGATACCTATGTGGATATTACCAAAGACCTGGAAGAGCTCATTCTGGTTAATCTTCCCATGAAACCCCTTTGCTGTCCAGAGTGTTTGGGAATATGTCCGGTATGCGGGGTAAACCGTAACCAGACGCGATGTGACTGTGAGGCAGATGACGTTGACCCCCGGCTGGCGATTTTAAAAACCTGGAAATCTCCGTAG
- the plsX gene encoding phosphate acyltransferase PlsX, whose translation MKIAVDAWGGDFAPREILQGIKSALSPDCVLVVVGAREKLLPLYEELEMREQDFPIEDASQVIEMHEHPADAVRRKPDATICRGIKLLARKEIDAFVSAGNSGAVMASAWLNLKGLAEIERPAITALIPNVKSYTVLLDVGANVDCKPKHILHFGIMGAEYAKIVLDILSPRVGILSIGEEEGKGNELTKAAYQLFRERQNLLNFEFVGNVEGQNIVDGKADVVVCDGFTGNALLKFGEGLIEFIASSLGREFQEPHLQERLSMFWRKLDRSEYGGAPLLGVEGVCLVCHGKSKARDIRSAIFRARELVEKGILHKIKERLSKLGFEK comes from the coding sequence ATGAAGATTGCTGTGGATGCATGGGGTGGGGATTTTGCCCCTCGGGAAATCCTGCAGGGGATAAAGAGCGCTCTGAGCCCCGATTGCGTGCTAGTGGTGGTGGGTGCGCGGGAAAAACTGCTTCCGCTTTACGAAGAGCTGGAGATGCGTGAGCAGGACTTCCCCATTGAGGATGCTTCCCAGGTTATCGAAATGCATGAGCATCCAGCTGATGCGGTACGCCGGAAACCGGATGCGACGATTTGTCGGGGTATTAAACTCTTAGCTCGTAAAGAGATTGACGCCTTCGTCTCTGCGGGGAATAGTGGTGCCGTGATGGCTTCGGCCTGGTTGAACTTGAAAGGGCTTGCTGAGATTGAAAGGCCGGCGATTACTGCGCTCATTCCCAACGTTAAATCGTATACCGTTCTTCTGGATGTCGGTGCCAATGTTGACTGTAAGCCAAAACACATCCTCCATTTTGGGATTATGGGGGCGGAATATGCCAAGATTGTTTTGGATATTCTCTCCCCCCGGGTGGGGATTTTAAGCATCGGAGAAGAAGAAGGGAAAGGAAACGAATTAACCAAGGCTGCGTACCAGCTCTTTCGAGAGAGACAGAATCTTTTAAACTTTGAATTTGTGGGTAATGTTGAAGGGCAAAATATTGTGGATGGAAAGGCCGATGTGGTGGTGTGTGATGGATTTACCGGTAACGCCCTGCTGAAATTTGGGGAAGGATTGATTGAGTTTATTGCTTCTTCCCTCGGTCGGGAATTTCAGGAACCGCATCTCCAAGAGAGGCTCAGTATGTTCTGGCGAAAGCTGGATCGGAGTGAATATGGAGGTGCACCACTCCTTGGTGTGGAGGGTGTTTGTTTGGTTTGTCATGGAAAATCAAAAGCGCGGGATATACGAAGTGCAATCTTCCGGGCGCGTGAACTGGTAGAAAAAGGAATACTGCATAAAATCAAAGAACGTCTTTCAAAATTGGGTTTCGAGAAATAA
- the pta gene encoding phosphate acetyltransferase translates to MEILEKIREKARALHKTVVLPESGDERVLKAAQMAVDEHIASVILLGDEDTVRKRAQSLNVDLSRVVVVNPLTDPKREHYVESMYALRRSKGLTREQAEEVLRENTMYYACMMLYHGDVDGVVGGAVLTTPDVIRPALQIIKTAPGIKLASSCFLMVFPDCPYGENGVFLYADCGLNPNPNAEELAHIAVTTARTWRSLIGTEPKVAMLSFSTKGSAKHELVDKVIQATETARSLDPKLLLDGELQGDAALVPQVAQKKSPGSQVAGRANVLIFPDLNAGNICYKLTERLGKGSAIGPILQGVAKPVNDLSRGCKAEDIRDQIAVTVLQSQVLS, encoded by the coding sequence ATGGAAATCTTAGAGAAAATACGGGAAAAGGCGAGGGCTTTACACAAAACGGTTGTACTTCCTGAAAGCGGGGATGAACGGGTTTTAAAAGCAGCTCAAATGGCTGTCGATGAACACATTGCCTCGGTGATTTTGCTGGGTGATGAGGATACAGTTCGAAAGAGAGCCCAATCCCTGAATGTTGACCTGAGCCGTGTGGTTGTGGTGAATCCGCTAACTGACCCAAAGCGGGAACACTATGTAGAATCAATGTATGCGTTGAGGCGTTCCAAAGGGCTTACCAGGGAGCAGGCGGAAGAGGTTCTTCGGGAGAACACGATGTACTATGCCTGTATGATGCTGTACCACGGCGACGTGGATGGGGTGGTGGGGGGAGCAGTATTGACCACTCCGGATGTGATCCGGCCGGCGTTGCAGATTATCAAAACTGCCCCTGGAATTAAGCTGGCTTCCAGTTGTTTTTTGATGGTGTTTCCAGATTGTCCTTATGGTGAGAACGGGGTTTTCCTCTACGCTGATTGTGGACTCAATCCCAACCCCAATGCTGAGGAATTGGCCCATATTGCCGTTACGACCGCCAGAACCTGGCGTTCACTGATTGGAACTGAACCGAAGGTGGCGATGCTTTCCTTTTCCACCAAGGGAAGTGCGAAACACGAACTGGTTGATAAAGTGATCCAGGCGACGGAGACGGCTCGTTCTCTGGATCCTAAACTTCTTCTGGATGGGGAACTTCAGGGTGACGCAGCTTTGGTGCCGCAGGTTGCTCAAAAGAAGTCTCCAGGAAGTCAGGTGGCAGGGAGAGCGAATGTACTCATTTTCCCTGATCTCAACGCCGGAAATATTTGCTATAAACTGACCGAGCGCCTGGGAAAGGGGTCGGCAATCGGTCCTATTCTGCAGGGGGTGGCAAAGCCAGTCAACGACCTGTCAAGGGGATGTAAGGCTGAGGATATCCGGGACCAAATCGCTGTGACCGTTTTGCAAAGCCAGGTTTTAAGTTGA
- the rpmF gene encoding 50S ribosomal protein L32: MANLTNKTSRCRRNKRRTHWVIKAPILSECPHCHLPKLPHRICPECGYYQGRQVLKVEK, translated from the coding sequence ATGGCGAATCTTACCAATAAAACATCGCGCTGCAGGAGAAATAAAAGAAGAACCCACTGGGTCATCAAAGCACCAATCCTTTCTGAATGTCCTCATTGTCATCTCCCGAAGTTGCCTCACCGGATTTGTCCGGAATGCGGGTATTATCAGGGAAGACAGGTTTTGAAAGTCGAGAAGTAG
- the rsmD gene encoding 16S rRNA (guanine(966)-N(2))-methyltransferase RsmD yields the protein MGYLHILGGTMKGRKIITPSGSGVRPMPGAVRKSIFEILRAVIPQKTVYDIFAGSGILGFEALSRGAKRVYFLEKHRKTCALLEENLVACGIEDKGKVLCLDFLLLTHFPRYLEKPEVVFFDPPFAVDCSRVLEKIVQLKSFFQDSLLIIRYPENQNPFLVCPCFWKEDLRKYGESIIFFGYLRKNLV from the coding sequence ACTCCGTCTGGAAGTGGAGTGAGGCCCATGCCTGGTGCGGTCCGGAAGTCAATTTTTGAAATTCTGCGCGCAGTCATTCCGCAGAAAACCGTTTACGATATCTTTGCGGGAAGTGGTATTCTGGGATTTGAGGCTTTGAGTCGAGGGGCAAAACGAGTGTATTTTCTGGAGAAACATCGTAAGACCTGTGCTCTATTGGAAGAAAATCTCGTTGCTTGTGGAATTGAAGACAAAGGCAAAGTATTATGTCTTGATTTTTTACTTTTGACCCATTTTCCCCGGTATTTAGAAAAGCCAGAAGTGGTCTTTTTTGATCCACCCTTCGCCGTTGATTGTTCCCGGGTGCTTGAGAAGATCGTGCAACTGAAGAGTTTTTTTCAGGACTCGTTGCTTATCATTCGATATCCAGAAAATCAGAATCCTTTCTTAGTTTGTCCTTGTTTCTGGAAGGAAGATTTGAGAAAATACGGAGAGAGTATAATATTCTTTGGGTATCTCAGAAAAAATCTGGTCTGA